From the genome of candidate division KSB1 bacterium, one region includes:
- a CDS encoding carboxypeptidase-like regulatory domain-containing protein yields the protein MKLITKALVTLLVGGMACVCLAGTTGKIAGTVIDKETKAPLPGVNVVIEGTTMGAATNLQGYYVILNVPPGTYTLRASMIGYTRVTATQVRVSIDQTTTVDFQLQPETLMGQEVTVVAERPVVQKDVSASVASLNFKEIEALPMVRVAEVVGLEAGVIGLTIRGGGSEQTNFVVNGFSLRDERTFQPYTGISYTSIDEIKIQTGGFSAEFGNIRSGLINVVTKEGSRDKYSFGFLGRYRPPGPKHFGHAPYSRDSYWIRPYVDDAVCWTGTKNGAWDAYTQKQFVEFEGWNAVSAKTLANDDPNDDLTPAAAQQVFLWEHRRILEVRDHDYDVDMSFGGPVPVVSQFLGDLRFFASYRRTREMYVVPLSTDWYRDYHGQLKLTSDLRPGLKLMVEGMMGGENGTNDNNSGLPGIFRSPEGIADALSNGPKYIDGRMFGDAYWCPSTYKRNSVGAKLTHVLNPATFYEITLQRYHTSYDTNPGRARDTSRVYLFGNNYWVDEAPFGYQPAPSTGIVGLRMGVGMSNSRDSSKVTVWSLRADFTSQLNRHNNLKTGVEFVYTDNKVNYASVDKFLPSGRSKSKWHTYPVRGAVYVQDNLEFEGMIANVGLRLDYSHAGGEWYVYDPFTRAFSAERSLGIDTLLAKEPTKRILELSPRLGVAFPITVNSKLYFNYGHFRQLPLPENLFLLRRFTDNNAVTRIADPNNPLPRTIAYELGYEHSLFNQFLLRLAGYYKDASLQSRLVTYVSRDNKVNYSVTKPYSYQDTRGFELTLRKNRGQWVQGFVNYTYDVTTAGNFGFGTYYENPAEQRRYERETRSHYQEKPVPRPYSRANIDFFTPQEFGPEVLGLSLLGDWRLNVLAVWRSGYHFTWTGGGTIPGIQYNVQWRDYYNVDLRLSKNLRLGFANVEFFVDVYNLFNIRYMTQYGFVDGKDYEAYMKSLHLPAGIGNRLAYGNIPGNDRPGDYRKDGVKFQPMEFVPNMNDVSRLNPQVIYYDKSRDNFFECIGGQWVMVPEPKLKKLLDEKAHIDMPNQQYFTFLHPRDVYWGVRLWVNY from the coding sequence ATGAAGCTTATTACTAAGGCACTTGTGACGCTCCTTGTCGGCGGGATGGCGTGCGTCTGCCTTGCAGGCACCACCGGGAAGATCGCCGGTACTGTAATCGACAAGGAGACAAAGGCGCCGCTTCCGGGCGTCAACGTGGTCATCGAGGGTACGACCATGGGGGCGGCCACCAACCTGCAAGGCTACTACGTGATCCTGAACGTCCCACCTGGCACCTACACCCTGCGCGCCTCCATGATCGGCTACACGCGGGTCACTGCTACGCAGGTGCGGGTGAGCATCGACCAAACCACGACCGTGGACTTTCAACTGCAGCCGGAGACGCTGATGGGGCAGGAGGTGACGGTGGTCGCCGAGCGGCCGGTAGTGCAGAAGGATGTCTCCGCCAGTGTGGCCAGCTTGAACTTCAAGGAGATCGAGGCGCTGCCCATGGTGCGGGTCGCGGAGGTGGTGGGATTGGAGGCAGGCGTCATCGGGCTCACCATCCGCGGCGGTGGCAGCGAACAGACCAACTTTGTCGTCAACGGCTTTTCCCTGCGCGACGAGCGGACTTTCCAACCCTACACCGGCATCAGCTACACCTCCATTGACGAAATCAAGATTCAGACGGGCGGCTTCAGCGCCGAATTCGGCAACATCCGCTCTGGGTTGATAAACGTGGTGACCAAGGAAGGGAGCAGGGACAAGTACAGCTTCGGCTTCTTGGGGAGGTACCGCCCACCTGGCCCCAAGCATTTCGGGCACGCCCCCTACTCCCGCGACTCCTACTGGATCCGCCCGTATGTGGATGACGCCGTCTGCTGGACGGGAACCAAGAACGGCGCTTGGGACGCGTACACGCAGAAGCAGTTCGTCGAGTTCGAGGGGTGGAATGCGGTTTCGGCCAAGACCTTGGCAAACGATGACCCCAACGACGACCTCACCCCCGCTGCTGCCCAACAAGTCTTTTTATGGGAGCACCGGCGCATTTTGGAAGTGAGGGACCATGACTATGACGTAGACATGAGCTTCGGCGGGCCGGTACCCGTGGTGAGCCAGTTTCTTGGTGACCTGCGCTTCTTTGCCTCTTATCGGCGCACGCGCGAAATGTACGTGGTGCCCCTTTCCACCGACTGGTACCGCGACTACCATGGGCAGCTCAAGCTGACCTCAGACCTGAGGCCCGGCCTGAAGCTCATGGTAGAAGGGATGATGGGTGGCGAGAACGGCACCAATGACAACAACTCAGGCCTGCCCGGCATCTTCCGCAGCCCGGAGGGCATTGCCGACGCCCTGAGCAACGGCCCCAAGTACATTGACGGCCGCATGTTCGGCGACGCGTACTGGTGTCCGTCTACCTACAAGCGGAACAGCGTCGGGGCCAAGTTGACCCACGTACTCAATCCAGCCACTTTCTACGAAATAACGCTGCAGCGCTACCACACCAGCTACGACACCAATCCCGGGCGGGCACGCGATACCTCGCGCGTCTACCTGTTCGGCAACAACTATTGGGTGGACGAGGCACCATTCGGCTACCAGCCGGCCCCGAGCACCGGCATCGTGGGCTTGCGCATGGGCGTAGGCATGAGCAACTCGCGCGACAGCAGCAAAGTCACCGTCTGGTCGCTACGTGCGGACTTTACGAGCCAGCTCAATCGCCACAACAATCTGAAGACCGGCGTGGAGTTTGTTTACACCGACAACAAAGTCAACTATGCCTCGGTAGACAAGTTCCTGCCCAGCGGTCGGTCAAAGTCCAAATGGCACACCTACCCGGTGCGCGGTGCGGTTTACGTGCAGGACAACCTGGAATTCGAGGGGATGATTGCTAACGTGGGCCTGCGCCTTGACTATTCGCACGCCGGCGGCGAGTGGTACGTCTACGATCCGTTCACCCGTGCGTTTTCAGCGGAAAGGTCTTTGGGCATCGACACGCTGCTGGCCAAGGAGCCTACCAAGCGCATTCTCGAGCTCAGCCCACGGCTGGGCGTGGCTTTCCCCATCACGGTCAACAGCAAGCTGTACTTCAACTACGGCCATTTCCGGCAGTTGCCGCTGCCCGAAAACCTCTTCCTGCTGCGCCGGTTCACGGACAACAATGCCGTCACCAGGATCGCTGACCCCAACAACCCGCTGCCCAGGACGATCGCCTACGAATTGGGATATGAGCACAGCTTGTTCAATCAGTTTCTGTTGCGCTTGGCGGGGTACTACAAAGACGCCTCCCTGCAGTCGCGGCTGGTCACGTATGTCAGCCGGGATAACAAGGTCAACTACAGTGTTACCAAGCCCTATTCCTATCAAGACACGCGTGGCTTCGAGTTGACCCTGCGCAAGAATCGTGGTCAGTGGGTGCAGGGCTTTGTCAACTATACCTACGACGTGACCACCGCCGGCAATTTTGGCTTCGGCACGTACTATGAAAACCCGGCCGAGCAACGGCGCTACGAACGCGAGACCCGCTCCCACTATCAGGAGAAGCCGGTGCCGCGGCCGTATTCGCGCGCCAATATCGACTTTTTCACGCCGCAGGAATTTGGCCCCGAGGTCCTCGGCCTGTCGCTCCTCGGCGACTGGCGCTTGAACGTGCTGGCGGTGTGGCGCTCCGGCTACCACTTCACCTGGACCGGAGGTGGAACGATACCGGGCATCCAGTACAACGTGCAGTGGCGTGACTACTACAACGTCGACCTCCGTCTGAGCAAGAACTTGCGCCTCGGCTTTGCTAACGTGGAGTTTTTTGTGGACGTGTACAATCTTTTCAATATCCGCTACATGACCCAATATGGCTTTGTCGACGGCAAGGACTATGAGGCGTACATGAAGTCGCTCCACCTGCCAGCGGGTATTGGCAACCGGCTTGCCTACGGAAATATCCCAGGCAACGATAGGCCTGGCGACTACCGCAAAGATGGCGTGAAATTTCAGCCGATGGAATTTGTGCCGAACATGAACGACGTCAGCAGGCTTAACCCTCAGGTCATTTACTACGACAAGAGCAGGGACAACTTCTTCGAGTGCATCGGTGGGCAATGGGTGATGGTGCCAGAGCCGAAGCTCAAGAAGTTGCTGGACGAGAAGGCCCACATCGACATGCCGAACCAGCAGTACTTCACGTTCCTGCATCCGCGGGACGTGTACTGGGGCGTGCGGCTGTGGGTGAACTACTAG
- a CDS encoding PorV/PorQ family protein, which produces MKRSLIAVLLLAGWCLSAHGQTQKLQKLAQTGMKFLSVTTDARASALGEAVTAQEGYAASMFFNPSGLASITSLADLSFGQVNWIADIKYFYASAALNPWRGKYGVVGISFLSVDYGDFKGTIRDVSEKGYKDTGMFSPGARAVGIGYARALSMKFSVGGVVKYVSQDLGSSIVGFDNQGGYRQKQYEEGVVAYDFGILYRTGFRSLNFGMSVRNFSQEVRYETEGFQLPLTFRIGLAIDLLDVFPAFRLGQDELLLSVDATHPRDYPEQVGFGAEYLLMNTLALRVGYSFPNDEHGFTVGFGVQQSLSQFRFGLDYAYTPFGLFNEVHRFSIRLSM; this is translated from the coding sequence ATGAAAAGGTCGCTGATTGCAGTCCTGCTGCTGGCCGGCTGGTGCCTGAGCGCCCATGGCCAGACACAAAAGTTGCAGAAGTTAGCGCAGACCGGCATGAAGTTCCTGAGCGTGACCACCGACGCCCGTGCCAGCGCCTTGGGCGAGGCGGTCACTGCGCAGGAGGGGTACGCGGCGTCCATGTTCTTCAACCCGTCAGGATTGGCCAGCATAACGTCCTTAGCCGATCTGTCCTTTGGCCAGGTAAATTGGATCGCAGACATCAAGTACTTCTATGCCAGCGCCGCCCTGAACCCCTGGCGCGGCAAGTACGGCGTGGTGGGCATCTCGTTCCTTTCGGTGGACTATGGTGATTTCAAGGGGACCATCCGGGACGTAAGTGAGAAGGGGTACAAGGACACCGGCATGTTCAGCCCCGGCGCCAGGGCGGTGGGCATCGGCTATGCGCGGGCCTTGTCCATGAAGTTCTCGGTTGGCGGGGTGGTCAAGTACGTGTCCCAGGATCTCGGCAGCAGCATCGTCGGCTTTGACAACCAGGGTGGCTATCGCCAGAAGCAGTATGAAGAGGGGGTGGTGGCCTACGACTTTGGCATTCTCTATCGCACCGGGTTCCGCAGCCTCAACTTTGGCATGTCCGTGCGCAACTTCTCCCAGGAGGTTCGCTACGAGACGGAAGGCTTCCAGCTACCGCTGACCTTCCGCATCGGCTTGGCGATAGACCTTTTGGACGTGTTCCCTGCATTTCGCCTAGGCCAGGATGAGTTGCTGCTGTCGGTGGATGCCACGCACCCGCGGGACTACCCCGAGCAGGTTGGCTTCGGTGCCGAGTATCTTCTCATGAACACGTTGGCCCTGCGCGTGGGGTATTCCTTTCCCAATGACGAGCACGGGTTCACCGTGGGCTTTGGTGTGCAGCAGTCCCTGTCGCAATTCCGATTTGGCCTCGACTACGCTTACACGCCGTTTGGGCTCTTTAACGAGGTCCACCGCTTTTCCATCAGGTTGTCCATGTGA
- a CDS encoding redoxin domain-containing protein, which translates to MCGERGGWQEFAERLAAVKMIGVSADGEAPTASFAQRHGLRFPVAADPRHELLRLYWADYVPLVVLVDAEARVRLYQRYGERTGAAGGGTDGSGGWGRPMTK; encoded by the coding sequence ATGTGCGGAGAGCGCGGGGGGTGGCAGGAGTTTGCCGAGCGCCTGGCAGCGGTGAAGATGATAGGGGTCAGCGCCGACGGCGAGGCGCCCACGGCCTCATTTGCCCAAAGGCATGGCTTACGCTTCCCGGTGGCGGCAGACCCTCGACATGAGCTCCTGAGGTTGTACTGGGCGGACTATGTACCGCTGGTCGTGTTGGTGGACGCAGAGGCGAGAGTTCGCCTCTACCAGCGCTACGGCGAGAGGACGGGCGCTGCGGGAGGTGGAACGGATGGTAGCGGAGGTTGGGGTCGGCCGATGACTAAGTGA
- a CDS encoding nucleoside transporter has translation MSPYNLVSFCGIFVLMGVAWLLSTQRRRINWRVVLWGTGLQLLFALFIFQVPVGAKLFLLLNDVVVKVLDSASAGTRFLFGRLALPPGTTDAAGETSLGFFLAFQALPTIVFFAALVGAFYYLGVMPWLIRGFASLFTRLMRISGAESLCAASNIFVGIESALTIRPYLDGMTRSELCTILTAGMATIASSVMALYVFVLQSHFPTIAGHLVSASIISAPAALVMAKLMVPETEHPATLGVSVRPHHEREHNIIEAIINGANGGVRLVVGIAALLLAFLGLVALVDLVFGQLGHWVSQLLGTRVDLSLRSLLSLVFYPFTLVVGVPPRDAWAVARLIGERTVATEVQSYQDLAAMLAAGALHEPRSAVIAAYALCGFAHVASLAIFVGGIAALAPRRTAELSSLGVRALVAATLACLVTAAVAGTFLGKSAILTGVGH, from the coding sequence ATGTCACCGTACAATCTGGTCAGCTTTTGCGGCATATTTGTGCTGATGGGCGTGGCCTGGCTTCTGTCCACCCAGCGTCGCCGCATCAACTGGCGAGTGGTCCTCTGGGGCACCGGGCTGCAGCTTCTGTTTGCGCTTTTCATATTCCAGGTCCCCGTGGGGGCGAAGCTCTTTCTGCTTCTCAACGACGTCGTCGTGAAGGTGCTTGACAGCGCCTCGGCGGGCACAAGGTTTCTCTTCGGCCGTTTGGCCCTGCCTCCTGGCACCACGGACGCGGCTGGCGAGACGTCGTTGGGGTTCTTCCTTGCCTTTCAGGCGCTTCCCACCATCGTTTTTTTCGCGGCGCTGGTGGGTGCCTTCTACTACTTGGGTGTCATGCCCTGGCTGATCCGCGGCTTTGCCTCGCTGTTCACCAGATTGATGCGCATCAGCGGTGCCGAATCATTGTGCGCCGCCAGCAACATCTTTGTGGGCATCGAGTCGGCGCTCACCATCCGCCCCTACTTGGACGGCATGACGCGCTCGGAGCTTTGCACGATCCTCACCGCCGGCATGGCCACCATTGCCTCCAGCGTGATGGCGCTCTACGTGTTCGTGCTGCAGAGCCATTTCCCGACAATTGCCGGTCACCTGGTCTCCGCCTCGATCATCTCGGCCCCTGCTGCTCTGGTGATGGCAAAGCTGATGGTACCCGAGACTGAGCATCCGGCAACTTTAGGTGTGTCCGTACGGCCGCACCATGAGCGGGAGCACAACATCATCGAGGCCATCATCAACGGAGCCAATGGCGGCGTGCGTCTGGTGGTGGGGATTGCCGCGCTCCTGCTCGCCTTTCTGGGCCTTGTCGCCCTTGTCGACCTGGTGTTCGGGCAGTTGGGGCACTGGGTCAGCCAGCTCCTGGGCACGAGAGTTGACCTGTCCTTGCGCAGTCTCCTGAGCTTGGTCTTCTACCCCTTCACCTTGGTGGTGGGTGTGCCGCCGCGGGACGCCTGGGCGGTGGCTCGCCTCATCGGGGAGCGCACTGTGGCCACGGAGGTACAGTCGTATCAGGACCTGGCTGCCATGCTGGCCGCCGGTGCTTTGCATGAGCCGCGCTCTGCGGTCATAGCCGCCTATGCGCTGTGCGGCTTCGCCCATGTGGCTTCGCTGGCCATTTTTGTGGGCGGCATTGCGGCATTGGCGCCGCGCCGTACTGCCGAGCTCTCCTCTCTCGGAGTTCGGGCCCTGGTAGCCGCCACCTTGGCTTGCCTGGTAACCGCTGCAGTGGCGGGCACCTTCTTGGGCAAAAGCGCAATTCTCACCGGGGTTGGGCATTGA
- a CDS encoding AroM family protein, with product MDTIRIGAITIGQSPRPDIFGELLTPELQAVEFVEAGALDQLAPQHIAALAPRPGEPALVTRLRDGSAVRVSTAGIAPLLDDCVRRVEQAGVAASVLLCTADFELLRSERTLFRPAQLLRAAASALLTRGTLAVVVPEESQVADASQGWHGPGRQLVVATLPPYDPSPAQLCCLVEQLRRDDLALVVLNCMGYGRATQQQLARALHVPVLSPRLVLAAVLSAFVAAFAPQSG from the coding sequence GTGGACACCATTCGTATCGGTGCGATAACCATAGGTCAATCCCCGCGGCCGGATATCTTCGGCGAGCTCCTCACCCCGGAACTGCAGGCCGTGGAGTTTGTCGAAGCAGGGGCGCTGGATCAGCTTGCGCCACAGCACATTGCGGCGCTCGCTCCGCGCCCAGGGGAGCCCGCCTTGGTGACCCGCCTGCGCGACGGCTCGGCGGTGAGGGTGAGTACCGCGGGCATAGCACCGCTGCTCGACGATTGCGTGCGGCGTGTGGAACAGGCCGGGGTGGCTGCGAGTGTACTGCTCTGCACGGCCGATTTCGAGCTTCTTAGGTCGGAGCGTACGCTCTTTCGCCCCGCCCAGCTGCTTCGCGCCGCAGCAAGTGCCTTGCTCACACGAGGCACGCTGGCGGTGGTGGTACCGGAGGAGTCGCAAGTGGCGGACGCCTCCCAGGGCTGGCACGGGCCGGGCAGGCAACTGGTGGTCGCCACACTCCCTCCTTATGACCCGTCCCCTGCGCAGCTTTGCTGCCTCGTTGAGCAACTCCGCCGCGACGACTTGGCGCTTGTCGTTTTAAATTGCATGGGCTATGGCCGCGCCACGCAGCAGCAGCTGGCCAGGGCCTTGCACGTGCCGGTGCTCTCGCCGCGGCTGGTCCTGGCCGCCGTGCTGAGCGCTTTCGTAGCCGCATTCGCGCCGCAGTCTGGGTGA
- a CDS encoding DUF917 family protein: protein MFCITEEIVERAVLGGGLLGGGGGGSLAEGMALGRAALARGSVALRGIEELPPEAIVVTVSLVGAPAAPERWVTPEHLVRAVEILRDRSRMAIDALITSENGGFATVNGWYQSAVLGIPVLDAPCNGRAHPLGLMGSMGLHRRGEYRACAAAVGGYAQRGRLVEEFYSGSLEEVSAGVRQAAVRAGGMVAVARNPVPASYVGQHAAVGAICQAIRLGAILHDAPGLSAKLQALSAEAGARTVDVGEVTRVGRRTAGGFDVGSVLVTSNKSEYELSFWNEYMTIECAGERLATFPDLIATLACEEGCPLTTAAIAPGQRVALITIPWDRLILGSGMRDAGLYERVERAIGKELRPTPHALCQGPQ, encoded by the coding sequence TTGTTCTGCATCACTGAAGAGATAGTTGAGCGTGCAGTCCTTGGTGGAGGCCTTTTGGGCGGCGGTGGCGGCGGTTCGCTGGCGGAGGGGATGGCTCTTGGCCGGGCTGCGCTGGCGCGCGGGTCGGTAGCCTTGCGGGGGATCGAAGAACTGCCGCCGGAGGCGATCGTGGTCACCGTGTCGTTGGTGGGCGCGCCTGCGGCGCCGGAGCGGTGGGTTACCCCCGAGCACCTTGTGCGGGCAGTGGAAATCCTCAGAGACAGGAGCCGAATGGCAATAGACGCGCTCATCACCTCGGAAAACGGCGGCTTTGCCACTGTGAATGGGTGGTACCAGTCCGCGGTGTTAGGCATCCCAGTGCTGGACGCCCCTTGCAATGGACGAGCTCATCCCTTGGGGCTGATGGGGTCGATGGGTCTGCATCGCCGGGGGGAATACCGCGCATGCGCGGCTGCTGTGGGTGGGTATGCGCAGCGAGGCCGCCTCGTCGAAGAATTCTACTCGGGCTCCCTCGAGGAGGTGTCGGCGGGCGTGCGGCAGGCGGCCGTCAGGGCGGGAGGTATGGTCGCCGTGGCGCGCAACCCGGTGCCTGCCTCCTATGTCGGGCAGCATGCGGCAGTGGGCGCCATTTGCCAAGCCATCCGGCTCGGCGCCATCCTGCACGATGCCCCAGGACTCAGCGCAAAGTTGCAAGCGCTTTCGGCCGAGGCCGGTGCAAGGACGGTGGACGTCGGAGAGGTAACCCGGGTCGGGAGACGCACGGCGGGAGGGTTCGACGTGGGCAGTGTCCTGGTCACCTCCAACAAGAGCGAATACGAGCTCTCCTTTTGGAACGAGTACATGACCATCGAATGCGCGGGCGAGCGGCTGGCCACGTTTCCTGACCTCATCGCCACACTTGCGTGTGAGGAGGGATGCCCGCTCACCACCGCAGCCATCGCGCCAGGCCAAAGGGTGGCCCTCATCACCATCCCCTGGGACAGACTCATCCTCGGCTCTGGCATGAGAGATGCCGGCTTGTACGAGCGGGTTGAGAGGGCAATTGGCAAGGAGTTGCGGCCGACGCCGCACGCCCTCTGCCAAGGGCCGCAATGA
- a CDS encoding glycoside hydrolase family 92 protein: MWSELLGVIDIEGATEDQARTFYSALYRTVLFPHAWHELRPSGEVVHRSPYDGALHPGVLYTDQGPWDVYRTQYPLLSILFPERLAEIIQGWTNAYKEGGWFPKWASPGYRSCMIGTHIDAIIADAFVKGIRSFDMETAYEGMHKHAWQAGASDGAVGRKGLEHYLRLGYVPADLVEESVSRTLDFAYNDFCIAQVAKGLGRNEDYQLLIARAFNYKNVFDPAVGSLRGRNAGGSWVTPFDQFAWGGPYVEGGVWQCGWAVPHDPAGLIELMGGREHFLTKLDTLLATPPYFDVGSYNGEIHEMTEMAAVDFGQYAHSNQPSHHVLYLFAAAGAPWKTQYWVRRVLEELYGPGPEGFCGDEDNGEMSAWYIFSALGLYPLCPGHPSYVLGSPLFKRATIHLANGRSFTVAAPNNGRRNVYVGRVRLNGRVYKKTYLLHESIVQGGKLRLTMSSRPCIEEGEQ; the protein is encoded by the coding sequence GTGTGGAGCGAACTCTTGGGCGTCATCGACATCGAAGGGGCCACGGAAGACCAGGCACGCACTTTCTACTCGGCGCTCTATCGTACGGTGCTCTTCCCCCATGCCTGGCATGAACTCCGGCCCTCTGGCGAAGTCGTGCATCGCAGCCCGTATGACGGCGCGCTCCACCCCGGGGTACTCTACACCGATCAGGGGCCTTGGGACGTGTACCGCACCCAATACCCCCTGCTCAGCATTCTTTTCCCGGAGCGACTGGCGGAAATCATCCAAGGATGGACGAACGCCTACAAGGAGGGCGGTTGGTTCCCGAAATGGGCCAGCCCGGGCTATCGCTCCTGTATGATCGGCACGCACATCGACGCCATCATCGCCGACGCCTTTGTGAAAGGGATCCGCTCCTTTGACATGGAAACCGCCTACGAGGGTATGCACAAGCACGCCTGGCAAGCGGGGGCCAGCGACGGCGCGGTGGGACGCAAGGGACTGGAACACTACCTTCGCCTGGGGTACGTCCCTGCCGACCTCGTCGAGGAGAGCGTTTCTCGCACTCTGGACTTTGCCTACAACGACTTCTGCATCGCCCAGGTGGCGAAGGGGCTTGGCCGCAACGAAGACTATCAGCTGCTCATCGCCAGGGCGTTCAACTACAAGAACGTCTTTGACCCCGCCGTAGGCTCTCTGCGGGGACGAAATGCGGGTGGCTCATGGGTGACGCCCTTCGACCAGTTCGCCTGGGGAGGCCCCTACGTGGAAGGCGGCGTGTGGCAATGTGGCTGGGCGGTGCCACATGACCCGGCCGGCCTGATCGAACTCATGGGAGGCAGAGAGCACTTTCTAACAAAGCTCGACACCCTTCTAGCCACCCCGCCCTACTTTGACGTCGGCTCCTACAACGGCGAGATCCACGAGATGACCGAGATGGCGGCGGTGGATTTTGGCCAGTACGCCCACTCCAACCAGCCGAGCCACCACGTGCTCTACCTCTTCGCTGCCGCAGGGGCACCCTGGAAGACGCAGTATTGGGTGCGCCGCGTGCTGGAGGAACTCTATGGCCCAGGGCCAGAAGGTTTCTGCGGCGACGAGGACAACGGCGAGATGTCCGCCTGGTACATCTTCAGCGCGTTGGGCCTCTATCCGCTATGCCCTGGACATCCCTCCTACGTGCTGGGAAGCCCGCTTTTCAAGCGGGCCACGATCCATCTGGCCAACGGCAGGAGCTTTACCGTCGCAGCGCCCAACAACGGTCGGCGGAACGTCTACGTGGGCCGAGTGAGGCTGAACGGTCGTGTGTACAAGAAAACCTACCTATTGCACGAGTCCATTGTTCAGGGAGGTAAGCTGCGGTTGACCATGAGTTCCAGGCCGTGCATCGAGGAGGGCGAGCAGTGA
- a CDS encoding class I SAM-dependent methyltransferase, translated as MHERRYAGEVERLRNPERLALLEVERVVDLSLRRIDARSVLDVGVGSAVFAEAFARRGLRAYGIDVRPEMLSAAGSLFPEGRYALAVAEALPFRPGAVDIAFLGLLLHESDDAVLTFAQAWRTARLRVVVLEWPFVEEDHGPPLEHRLSTAQVQQIAQLAGAPGLRTYTLKHAVLHLADH; from the coding sequence ATGCACGAACGACGGTACGCTGGTGAAGTGGAGAGGTTGCGCAACCCCGAGCGACTGGCACTGCTGGAGGTGGAACGGGTCGTGGACCTCTCTTTGCGAAGGATTGATGCGCGCAGTGTGTTGGACGTGGGAGTGGGCTCGGCAGTTTTCGCCGAAGCCTTTGCCCGGCGTGGTCTCCGCGCCTACGGCATCGACGTGCGGCCGGAGATGCTCAGTGCAGCCGGGAGCCTTTTTCCCGAAGGGCGCTACGCCCTCGCCGTGGCCGAGGCGCTCCCCTTTCGCCCGGGCGCCGTGGACATTGCGTTTCTCGGCCTCCTATTGCATGAGAGCGACGATGCGGTGCTCACCTTTGCCCAGGCGTGGCGGACCGCCAGATTGCGGGTGGTTGTCCTGGAGTGGCCATTCGTAGAGGAAGACCACGGTCCACCCCTTGAGCATCGTCTCTCCACTGCCCAGGTGCAACAGATAGCGCAACTCGCCGGAGCTCCGGGCCTGCGCACGTACACCCTCAAGCATGCGGTCCTCCACCTTGCTGACCATTGA
- a CDS encoding DUF169 domain-containing protein, which produces MQPDASRLLQAARSQLPLIGLYDAPDPALFAPTVQPEPGTRTCLFSFYGSWLKGQFVHLNAERYGCGGAGRWLFGLTTRSREEFVKFLVEEEGLTASSELMEQWLQAATSFQPQHGNVFVGPLRPEAYSYLNTVSFLVDPDQLSLLIIGAHYHAAPYEPPPVLASFGSGCSQLVALFPDLSRAQAAIAGTDIAMRQHLPRDLLLFTVTKPMFERLCALDGRSFLYKPFWQRLLRSRQG; this is translated from the coding sequence ATGCAGCCAGACGCCAGCCGCCTTCTCCAGGCGGCCAGATCGCAGCTCCCGCTCATCGGCCTCTACGATGCGCCCGACCCTGCCCTGTTCGCACCGACGGTGCAGCCGGAACCAGGCACCCGGACATGCCTCTTTTCCTTCTACGGGAGCTGGCTGAAAGGGCAGTTCGTTCACTTGAACGCAGAGCGTTATGGATGTGGCGGTGCCGGACGGTGGCTCTTTGGCCTCACCACTCGTTCGCGAGAAGAGTTTGTGAAGTTCCTCGTCGAAGAAGAGGGGCTGACAGCCAGCAGCGAACTCATGGAACAATGGTTGCAGGCTGCGACGTCTTTCCAGCCGCAGCACGGCAACGTATTTGTCGGCCCGCTCCGCCCCGAGGCCTACTCATACCTCAACACGGTGAGCTTCCTGGTCGACCCTGACCAGCTTAGCCTGCTCATCATCGGCGCCCATTACCACGCGGCGCCTTACGAGCCACCTCCGGTGCTCGCCTCTTTCGGATCGGGGTGCAGCCAGCTGGTAGCCCTGTTCCCCGATCTCAGCAGAGCGCAGGCGGCAATTGCGGGCACAGACATCGCCATGCGCCAGCACTTGCCCCGGGACCTGCTGCTGTTCACGGTCACCAAGCCGATGTTCGAGCGCTTGTGCGCGCTGGACGGACGCAGCTTTCTGTACAAGCCCTTCTGGCAACGGCTGCTGCGCTCGCGGCAAGGCTGA